Proteins co-encoded in one Thermomicrobiales bacterium genomic window:
- a CDS encoding chromate resistance protein ChrB domain-containing protein: MATKWVTRESVRVDRVSSSWLILSFVDPDATLLYVPTDQVLAVAEQENAIPFDIPGVEMGHHGDECAFDAILRAHGPKDDEALAGVARIVRGADTPNKDLTPESRGLNSMANGFKRMAQAGGYDDRESIRRQWYVYNALYLACGGDAANLKDPM, translated from the coding sequence ATGGCTACGAAATGGGTGACTCGCGAGAGTGTGCGGGTCGATCGCGTCTCCAGCTCGTGGTTGATCCTGTCGTTCGTCGATCCGGACGCGACATTGTTGTACGTGCCGACTGACCAGGTGCTCGCGGTCGCCGAGCAGGAGAACGCAATCCCGTTCGACATCCCGGGCGTCGAGATGGGCCATCACGGCGACGAGTGCGCGTTCGACGCGATCCTGAGGGCCCACGGGCCGAAGGATGACGAGGCGCTGGCCGGCGTCGCCCGCATCGTGCGTGGCGCGGACACACCGAATAAGGACCTCACCCCCGAATCGCGCGGGCTCAACTCGATGGCGAACGGCTTCAAGCGCATGGCGCAGGCCGGCGGCTACGACGACCGTGAGTCGATCCGCCGCCAGTGGTACGTCTACAACGCCCTTTACCTCGCCTGCGGCGGCGACGCGGCCAACCTGAAGGATCCGATGTAG
- a CDS encoding siderophore-interacting protein: protein MSEVESPIQVVQHPFVFRMLQVIRSERIAPNMVRVTLGGDEIAGFRTDAPDDGIRLFFPADPTDASWRPEVDGSKLVFAEGTRPPNREFTARRYDAEAGEVDFDFVVHEGGSASTWAVNAQPGHYLGCSGPRRSRMIAGQVDGYVLAGDETGLPSIARRLEELPAGIPALAIIEVANAAVETPIETAADLRLVWLHRDDHPGDTSNLIANTMRELELPAGNIFCWAAGEAVSMRQTRRHLLTERGVPEPRTRFTGYWKRTVTDYDHHLPLDE, encoded by the coding sequence GTGTCCGAGGTCGAATCTCCTATTCAGGTTGTGCAGCATCCGTTTGTCTTCCGCATGCTCCAGGTTATTCGATCGGAGCGAATCGCCCCGAACATGGTGCGAGTGACCCTGGGCGGAGATGAGATCGCAGGGTTCCGTACGGACGCGCCTGACGACGGCATACGGCTGTTCTTTCCGGCGGATCCGACCGATGCATCGTGGCGGCCGGAGGTAGACGGCTCGAAGCTGGTCTTCGCGGAAGGCACGCGCCCGCCGAACCGTGAGTTCACAGCGCGGCGATACGATGCGGAGGCCGGCGAGGTGGACTTCGACTTCGTCGTCCATGAGGGCGGATCGGCGTCGACCTGGGCGGTGAACGCCCAGCCGGGCCACTACCTCGGCTGTAGCGGCCCGCGTCGATCGCGCATGATCGCCGGCCAGGTCGATGGCTACGTGCTTGCCGGCGACGAAACGGGCCTGCCGTCGATCGCGCGGCGACTCGAGGAGCTGCCGGCCGGCATCCCGGCGCTCGCGATCATCGAGGTGGCGAACGCTGCCGTGGAGACGCCGATCGAGACTGCCGCGGATCTGCGGCTGGTCTGGCTGCACCGCGATGATCACCCCGGTGACACGAGCAATCTCATTGCGAACACGATGCGCGAGCTCGAGCTTCCGGCCGGCAACATCTTCTGCTGGGCAGCCGGCGAGGCTGTCTCGATGCGCCAGACGCGCCGCCACCTGCTGACCGAGCGCGGAGTTCCGGAGCCGCGCACGCGCTTCACCGGCTACTGGAAGCGGACTGTGACCGACTACGATCATCACCTCCCGCTCGACGAGTAG